A single genomic interval of Aureliella helgolandensis harbors:
- the gatA gene encoding Asp-tRNA(Asn)/Glu-tRNA(Gln) amidotransferase subunit GatA yields MKLELLSAVELGRKIAAREISSREATTYFLDRVDFLDARVNAFVHVGRESALALSDQVDQALSSGQVASPLAGVPVALKDVLCTDSMPTTCGSRMLEKFQPPYTATSVANLLQAGLIPLGKTNMDEFAMGGSTETSFSGATRNPWSLERTPGGSSGGASACLAAGMAPLSIGSDTGGSVRQPAAFCGVCGLKPTYGRISRYGLVAFASSLDQVGPLAHTVEDLAASLQLLAGHDSRDSTSLNEAVPDYSAELERPLAGLRVGVIREHLEHPSLDAEVRQAVLRGQQMLKDLGATILDVTLPHTEYSVPTYYLVAPSEASGNLSRYDGVHYGFREKAENAEGSQLEAMIARSRSQGFGAEVKRRIMLGTFALSAGYYDAYYKKALQVRRLIADDYRQAFGSVDVLLGPVTPRPAFGLGENMSDPVQMYLEDLFTVGANLAGIPAISLPAGFSEGGLPLAIQLHAPALGEARLLNVAYQIQQARFFEPKIAELS; encoded by the coding sequence ATGAAACTAGAACTGCTATCCGCCGTTGAACTTGGTCGCAAGATTGCCGCTCGGGAGATCTCGAGTCGCGAGGCGACGACCTACTTCTTAGACCGTGTTGATTTCCTAGATGCACGCGTCAATGCATTCGTCCATGTGGGGCGAGAGTCAGCGCTTGCGCTCTCCGACCAGGTTGATCAAGCGCTCTCCAGTGGCCAAGTTGCATCGCCTTTGGCGGGCGTGCCAGTGGCGCTCAAGGATGTCTTGTGTACCGATTCGATGCCGACGACTTGTGGCTCTCGGATGCTGGAGAAGTTTCAGCCACCCTACACGGCGACTTCCGTGGCAAACCTGCTGCAAGCGGGGTTGATTCCACTGGGTAAGACGAACATGGATGAATTCGCGATGGGTGGAAGCACTGAGACTAGTTTCAGTGGAGCGACGCGGAATCCGTGGAGCCTGGAGCGCACGCCTGGAGGATCGAGTGGCGGTGCCTCGGCTTGCTTGGCAGCCGGTATGGCACCACTGTCCATTGGCTCAGACACCGGGGGATCGGTGCGGCAGCCCGCCGCCTTCTGCGGAGTCTGTGGGTTGAAGCCGACGTACGGTCGGATTAGCCGCTATGGGTTAGTAGCCTTTGCGAGTAGCTTGGATCAAGTCGGTCCTTTGGCGCATACGGTCGAAGATTTGGCAGCCAGTCTGCAGTTGCTCGCCGGGCATGACTCGCGCGATAGTACGTCGCTCAACGAGGCGGTTCCCGATTATTCGGCAGAATTGGAGCGACCGTTGGCCGGGTTGCGTGTGGGGGTAATTCGCGAGCATTTAGAGCACCCGTCGCTGGATGCTGAGGTTCGGCAAGCTGTATTGCGAGGGCAGCAGATGCTCAAGGATCTAGGGGCCACCATCCTGGATGTGACTCTGCCACATACCGAGTACTCGGTTCCGACGTACTACTTAGTGGCTCCAAGCGAAGCTAGCGGGAACCTGTCTCGCTACGATGGCGTGCACTATGGGTTCCGTGAGAAGGCGGAGAATGCCGAGGGTTCGCAGTTGGAGGCCATGATCGCCCGCAGTCGCAGTCAAGGGTTTGGTGCCGAGGTCAAGCGGCGGATCATGCTGGGGACATTCGCGTTGAGCGCCGGCTATTACGATGCGTACTACAAGAAGGCGCTGCAGGTGCGTCGCTTGATTGCTGACGACTATCGGCAAGCGTTCGGGTCGGTCGATGTGTTGTTGGGACCGGTCACACCCCGCCCCGCTTTTGGGCTGGGGGAAAATATGAGTGATCCCGTCCAGATGTACCTGGAAGACTTGTTTACGGTGGGTGCCAATCTCGCGGGAATTCCGGCGATATCGTTGCCAGCCGGATTTAGTGAGGGGGGCTTGCCGTTGGCGATTCAATTGCACGCTCCCGCGCTGGGGGAAGCCCGGTTGTTGAACGTGGCCTATCAAATTCAGCAAGCTCGATTTTTTGAACCCAAGATTGCAGAGTTGTCATGA
- the gatC gene encoding Asp-tRNA(Asn)/Glu-tRNA(Gln) amidotransferase subunit GatC has translation MKLTCQDVEKVAALAKLEYSKSEIAAFTEQLGRIVEFVERLSDVPTEGVEPLAHPLDVHSATRLDELQPGLSHEAALANAPSRDEDFFLVPPVMARS, from the coding sequence ATGAAGTTAACTTGCCAGGATGTCGAGAAGGTCGCCGCGCTTGCGAAACTCGAGTACTCGAAAAGCGAGATTGCTGCGTTTACAGAGCAGCTCGGCCGGATCGTGGAGTTTGTAGAGCGGTTGAGCGATGTGCCCACCGAGGGAGTTGAGCCGCTCGCACACCCGTTGGATGTGCATTCCGCGACTCGCCTCGACGAGCTCCAGCCAGGCTTGTCTCACGAGGCGGCTTTGGCGAATGCGCCGAGTCGTGACGAAGACTTCTTTTTGGTGCCGCCGGTCATGGCGCGGAGCTAA
- the rpmB gene encoding 50S ribosomal protein L28, giving the protein MARECAVCGKQASVGNSIEIRGKAKYLGGVGTKVTGITRRKFKPNLQSVRVELPSGEHKKLRVCTQCIRSGVIRKVVKQKPFALPSAKV; this is encoded by the coding sequence ATGGCTCGTGAATGCGCCGTGTGTGGCAAGCAAGCTTCAGTTGGTAATTCGATTGAAATTCGTGGTAAAGCCAAGTATCTGGGTGGTGTGGGTACCAAAGTAACCGGTATCACTCGCCGTAAGTTCAAGCCGAATCTGCAAAGCGTTCGAGTTGAATTGCCAAGTGGTGAGCATAAGAAGTTGCGAGTCTGCACGCAGTGCATTCGCAGCGGCGTGATCCGCAAGGTTGTAAAGCAAAAGCCATTTGCCCTGCCATCTGCCAAGGTGTAG
- a CDS encoding DUF1559 family PulG-like putative transporter: MRCSLKNLFLAVLCAAIGFTLLKAVQTAQRAALKMNSHSPLNQLSLALHNYHGVYGCFPPACITDARGRPMHSWRILVLPYMEERPLYENYDFNEPWDGPNNSLLAKQMPRMFHSPTEPQSSEFTNIVAISGDGTTFPSDRSTSLTDILDGPENTILLTEISESEVPWLKPQDLDAANLAVGPPLAPELSISAASWRRPMIVFADSIHAYTVQQGISIEELRALTTIAGNESTTKSKLLEQGDLR, from the coding sequence ATGCGTTGCTCTCTGAAAAACTTATTCCTTGCGGTACTGTGCGCAGCGATTGGATTCACGCTCCTCAAGGCAGTTCAGACGGCCCAGCGTGCCGCCTTGAAGATGAACTCTCATTCACCATTGAATCAACTTAGCCTGGCACTGCACAACTACCATGGGGTGTACGGTTGCTTTCCGCCGGCCTGCATTACCGATGCGCGCGGCCGGCCGATGCATAGCTGGCGAATTTTGGTCTTGCCCTACATGGAAGAGCGTCCCCTGTACGAGAATTATGATTTCAACGAACCTTGGGACGGCCCGAATAACTCGCTGCTCGCCAAGCAAATGCCGCGGATGTTCCACTCTCCCACGGAGCCGCAGTCTTCGGAATTCACCAATATCGTCGCCATTTCCGGCGACGGCACTACGTTTCCTAGCGACCGATCGACGTCGCTGACAGACATACTTGACGGTCCAGAGAATACCATCCTGCTGACTGAAATTAGCGAATCAGAAGTCCCCTGGCTTAAACCACAAGACCTCGATGCAGCCAACCTTGCCGTGGGACCTCCCTTGGCGCCGGAGCTGAGTATCTCCGCAGCAAGTTGGAGACGCCCCATGATCGTGTTTGCCGATTCCATTCATGCTTATACTGTGCAGCAGGGCATCTCCATCGAAGAGCTCCGTGCACTCACGACTATCGCCGGAAATGAATCCACCACAAAGTCGAAGTTGCTGGAACAAGGCGACCTCAGATAG
- a CDS encoding neutral/alkaline non-lysosomal ceramidase N-terminal domain-containing protein, giving the protein MSALVGLVLWGILGPSVLLAESSASTVYSVGVAKQDVTPQYPVRLSGFAFRKAESEGVSQALWARALAIGTDQQGPVVLVTLDSLGVRAPMVDEVARRLAEKTKLTRERLIVTFTHTHCAPKVNGAADNIFAEPIPPEHQAHLDRYSEELVADLVSVVERALADRQPAKLSWAVGEVGFAANRRTKGGPVDHSLPCLVVRSAGEPHTIRAIYTSYACHCVTLSHNLLSGDWAGYAAEAMERHFPDAIAMVSIGCGADQNPDSGVTGDKTEVALQQGMQIGDEVARLVHSGEMQSLSAPLETSRGQIELPFHSVPTRQEYEVMQAAGGPAGYNAGTQLARLDRGEVIPSSLPYPIQECHFGDQLCMVFLSGEVCVDYSLRLKQELDERRLWVHGYSHDFGSYIPSERLWKEGGYGAGAEIPYFALPDRLASGLEQKIVDEVKRLVPVDYRLVAEESASTGGGEKSLRRTNGVAPKTPEDSIQLFQTHAELQVQLVASEPQVVDPVAIDFGPDGDVWVVQMVDYGHGIEEEFVPQGEVRVLKDEDGDGRYESSQVFLDGLRYPTDVKVWRDGALVCDAPDILFARDRDGDGRADTREVLFSGFETHNGQARVNSLQWGLDHWLYGSGGLFGGRISNQQGDVVDVSGRDFRIQPDLGLIEPVTGRSQQGRVRDDWGNWFGCDNSTLLRHYPVVESYVSRNPFVVPPATAVSVPDGPAAGKLFPASDLVMFRLSGAPGRATAACGVGIYRDRLLGAQYAGSSFTCEPVNQLVYRQVLSQQGAVVRGRRAENEQTVDFLTSSDRWFRPVQARTGPDGSLWIVDMYRYVIEHPKWIPDETLAELDVFAGQGMGRIYRVSNAGEAARPQLALSHMKDEELARAIDTENGIIRDLVHQMLLWRDAQGAAQELERIARESPLPAVRIQALAALDGLHCLSVTQLLHALGDSHPEVRRQAVRLAEQFADHPSVVQRVLELGTDEAFQVRLQVANSLGEFQAEFTSELLARLATESSDPYLQSAALSSLTAGNVSRVAEQVLTSPESRKRVGAQVVATAAGVGDASAIDRVLSLVLEASGEWQLWQMESLAQLLDGLDRRAAGGVLRLVDASHELNAADQTPIAEGDLVDAQVELQLSGTHRQAAQSITVAARQLLQAEGASDGEVGIALKLLGRRSGAVTKALLAQDGVEKDSQLNRESPVDATREIAQLIDLRYSQDRQSMALHAIARRGDAAGGQVLLGCLPAASPQVRVSLIEVLLAQPSWDATTLEGLQAGVLTAVDFDAGARQRFLARQPATQRELVEGLLINGAASDRNALVSGWRDVAQLTADPQVGQSQFAKHCSACHKFNDVGHEVGPDLAALTSRSTEFLLTAILNPNRDVDARYQGYVALMDDGSVLSGQMSSETATSITLLEQGGKQHVLLRNQLVQLRATGKSAMPEGLEKDLSKQDLANIMAYVQGADSEVYQRARKLLDDTLSQAEREQVIAESPQHAAAMITALTADMPEDSAEEYRRIPWIWRVAIAAGKRNQSSELLQVLEISLPRSGEPLQDWQAVVIGGGLINGVSLVGSWPLDRIQRLISGNGPLVARWNRSIALASQMADDGRVRAGTRYDALRMVALAAWAEHGEQLAGYLADENAELQMGAVSGLSDMPAAEAGRLLVEALPRLAPQNRELALDALMRTVPRIQRVLAAVQAEKIDPQWLGGQRIQQLSQHTDVAVRELAAKVLGEASR; this is encoded by the coding sequence GTGAGCGCACTGGTCGGGCTCGTCCTGTGGGGGATTCTAGGCCCCAGCGTGTTGCTAGCCGAATCATCCGCATCGACGGTATATAGTGTCGGCGTGGCCAAGCAAGATGTAACTCCTCAATATCCAGTGCGGCTCAGTGGTTTTGCATTTCGGAAAGCGGAGTCCGAGGGTGTTTCCCAAGCTTTGTGGGCGCGGGCGTTGGCGATTGGGACGGATCAGCAAGGCCCGGTGGTATTGGTCACGCTCGATAGTCTGGGGGTTCGCGCGCCGATGGTCGATGAAGTGGCCCGCCGTCTGGCTGAGAAGACGAAGCTCACGCGTGAGCGGCTAATCGTGACGTTCACCCACACGCATTGCGCGCCTAAGGTCAACGGGGCGGCAGACAATATCTTTGCTGAACCGATCCCACCGGAGCATCAGGCGCATCTCGATCGCTATAGCGAGGAGTTAGTTGCAGATTTAGTCAGCGTGGTGGAGCGGGCGCTTGCAGATCGCCAACCGGCGAAGCTGAGTTGGGCGGTCGGGGAGGTTGGATTCGCTGCCAATCGACGTACGAAGGGCGGGCCGGTCGATCATTCACTGCCCTGCTTGGTGGTTCGCTCGGCAGGGGAGCCGCACACAATTCGCGCGATCTATACCTCCTATGCTTGTCACTGCGTGACGCTGTCCCACAATCTGCTGAGCGGTGATTGGGCGGGGTATGCCGCAGAGGCCATGGAACGGCATTTTCCCGATGCCATTGCCATGGTTTCTATTGGTTGCGGGGCTGACCAGAATCCAGACAGTGGAGTCACGGGGGATAAGACGGAGGTGGCTCTACAGCAGGGGATGCAGATTGGTGATGAAGTGGCCAGGCTTGTTCACTCTGGAGAGATGCAATCCCTGTCGGCCCCGTTGGAGACTTCGCGCGGGCAGATCGAATTGCCTTTCCACAGTGTGCCTACTCGGCAGGAGTACGAGGTGATGCAGGCCGCTGGCGGGCCGGCTGGTTACAACGCCGGAACTCAACTAGCTCGATTGGATCGAGGTGAAGTGATTCCAAGTTCACTGCCCTATCCGATCCAGGAGTGTCATTTCGGTGATCAACTGTGCATGGTTTTTCTCTCGGGTGAAGTGTGTGTGGATTATTCCCTGCGATTGAAGCAGGAGTTGGATGAACGTCGGTTGTGGGTCCACGGCTACAGCCACGATTTCGGGTCTTATATCCCATCGGAAAGATTGTGGAAGGAGGGGGGCTATGGTGCCGGAGCTGAGATCCCCTATTTCGCGCTCCCCGATCGATTGGCGAGCGGGCTAGAGCAAAAGATCGTGGATGAAGTAAAACGCCTCGTCCCAGTCGACTATCGGCTCGTAGCGGAGGAGTCGGCAAGCACCGGTGGTGGCGAAAAGTCTTTGAGGCGAACGAACGGAGTCGCTCCTAAAACGCCGGAGGATTCTATTCAGCTGTTCCAGACCCATGCGGAGCTACAGGTGCAGTTGGTTGCTTCCGAACCACAGGTCGTCGATCCGGTCGCCATTGACTTTGGTCCAGATGGTGATGTGTGGGTAGTGCAGATGGTGGATTATGGGCATGGGATCGAAGAGGAGTTTGTGCCGCAGGGAGAAGTGCGAGTTCTGAAGGATGAGGATGGGGACGGCAGGTACGAATCCTCCCAGGTCTTCTTGGATGGCTTGCGCTATCCGACCGATGTCAAAGTCTGGAGGGACGGGGCGCTGGTTTGTGATGCTCCAGATATTCTTTTTGCGCGAGATCGCGATGGCGATGGTCGGGCGGATACTCGCGAAGTATTGTTCAGCGGTTTTGAAACACACAATGGTCAGGCTCGCGTAAACAGCCTGCAATGGGGATTGGATCATTGGCTCTACGGTTCGGGAGGATTGTTTGGTGGTCGCATTTCGAATCAACAGGGGGATGTGGTTGATGTTTCAGGGAGAGACTTCCGCATCCAGCCCGATCTCGGGTTGATTGAGCCGGTAACGGGGCGGAGCCAACAGGGACGCGTACGCGATGATTGGGGGAATTGGTTTGGCTGCGACAACAGTACGCTGCTGCGTCACTATCCAGTCGTAGAGTCGTATGTAAGTCGAAATCCGTTTGTGGTTCCTCCTGCCACGGCGGTAAGCGTTCCTGACGGTCCCGCTGCTGGAAAACTGTTTCCCGCCAGCGATCTGGTGATGTTCCGATTGTCGGGGGCACCGGGGCGCGCCACTGCAGCGTGTGGTGTTGGGATCTACCGCGATCGATTGCTGGGGGCGCAGTACGCGGGAAGCTCGTTTACTTGTGAGCCTGTAAATCAGCTGGTGTATCGGCAGGTGCTTAGTCAGCAGGGGGCGGTCGTGCGAGGTCGCCGAGCCGAGAATGAGCAGACCGTCGATTTTCTGACCTCAAGCGACCGTTGGTTTCGCCCCGTTCAAGCTCGTACCGGTCCCGACGGGAGCTTGTGGATCGTCGACATGTATCGCTATGTGATCGAACATCCTAAGTGGATTCCCGATGAGACGTTGGCTGAGTTGGATGTGTTCGCAGGGCAGGGCATGGGACGCATCTATCGAGTATCGAACGCTGGGGAAGCTGCCAGACCGCAACTTGCCTTGAGTCATATGAAAGACGAAGAATTGGCTCGCGCGATCGATACTGAAAATGGAATCATCCGTGACTTGGTTCATCAGATGTTGCTGTGGCGCGATGCTCAAGGAGCTGCCCAGGAGTTGGAGCGAATCGCCCGGGAAAGCCCGCTGCCAGCCGTTCGGATACAAGCGCTCGCTGCACTCGACGGCCTCCACTGCTTATCCGTCACGCAGCTGTTGCACGCACTGGGCGATTCGCATCCTGAAGTAAGGCGGCAGGCGGTTCGACTAGCTGAGCAGTTTGCAGACCATCCCTCGGTTGTGCAACGGGTCCTTGAACTGGGCACAGACGAAGCATTCCAAGTTCGCCTGCAAGTTGCGAATTCTCTAGGCGAGTTTCAAGCCGAGTTTACGAGTGAACTTCTCGCTAGGCTGGCGACTGAATCTTCGGATCCCTATTTGCAGTCGGCGGCGCTGAGCTCACTGACCGCTGGCAATGTGAGTCGCGTCGCAGAGCAGGTTTTGACCAGCCCGGAGTCCCGCAAACGCGTAGGAGCCCAAGTCGTGGCGACCGCTGCTGGAGTGGGGGATGCTTCAGCCATTGATCGGGTTCTTAGTTTAGTACTCGAAGCTAGCGGAGAATGGCAATTGTGGCAAATGGAGAGTTTGGCGCAGTTGCTCGATGGCCTCGATCGCCGTGCTGCCGGCGGAGTCCTGCGGCTGGTCGATGCTAGCCACGAGTTGAACGCTGCGGATCAAACCCCAATTGCAGAAGGGGACTTGGTCGATGCGCAAGTCGAGCTCCAGCTCAGCGGTACGCACCGGCAGGCAGCGCAGTCCATCACTGTCGCTGCACGGCAGTTGCTCCAAGCAGAGGGCGCGTCGGACGGGGAGGTCGGGATCGCGCTGAAATTGCTGGGGCGTCGCTCCGGCGCGGTTACCAAGGCATTGCTGGCGCAAGATGGTGTAGAGAAAGATTCGCAACTCAATCGAGAGTCGCCCGTCGATGCGACCCGTGAAATAGCCCAATTGATTGACTTGCGGTATTCGCAAGACCGCCAATCAATGGCCCTTCATGCAATTGCTCGACGAGGCGATGCGGCGGGGGGGCAAGTGTTGCTAGGATGCCTTCCAGCCGCCAGTCCTCAAGTGCGTGTGTCGCTCATCGAGGTGTTGTTGGCGCAGCCCAGTTGGGATGCGACCACACTCGAAGGGCTGCAAGCGGGAGTGTTGACTGCCGTCGATTTCGATGCGGGTGCAAGGCAGCGATTCCTCGCCCGCCAACCCGCCACGCAGCGAGAGTTGGTGGAGGGCCTGTTGATCAACGGTGCTGCAAGTGATCGCAATGCGTTGGTGAGCGGGTGGCGCGATGTTGCGCAGTTGACTGCGGATCCGCAAGTCGGGCAGTCGCAATTCGCCAAGCACTGCAGCGCGTGCCATAAATTCAATGACGTGGGGCATGAGGTCGGACCGGACTTGGCGGCACTCACCTCACGCTCTACTGAATTTTTGTTGACGGCGATCCTAAATCCCAACCGTGATGTCGATGCACGCTACCAAGGGTACGTAGCGTTGATGGACGATGGGAGTGTACTGTCTGGGCAGATGAGCAGTGAGACAGCAACGAGCATTACGTTGTTGGAGCAAGGGGGCAAGCAGCATGTGTTGCTTCGCAATCAACTGGTGCAGCTGCGTGCAACTGGGAAGTCGGCAATGCCTGAGGGGTTGGAGAAGGATCTTTCGAAGCAAGATTTGGCCAACATTATGGCCTACGTTCAAGGTGCCGACTCGGAGGTTTATCAACGCGCGCGGAAATTGCTGGATGACACTTTATCGCAAGCGGAGCGAGAGCAAGTTATTGCCGAGTCGCCTCAACATGCGGCGGCAATGATCACGGCGCTGACCGCAGACATGCCTGAGGATTCGGCCGAGGAGTACCGGAGGATTCCCTGGATTTGGCGAGTTGCGATTGCAGCGGGGAAGAGGAACCAGTCTTCGGAGCTTCTACAGGTCTTGGAGATCAGCTTGCCACGAAGCGGTGAACCGTTGCAGGATTGGCAAGCGGTGGTGATTGGCGGAGGTTTGATTAATGGGGTGAGTTTGGTGGGCAGCTGGCCGCTGGACCGCATTCAGCGCTTGATCTCGGGGAACGGGCCCTTGGTCGCGCGATGGAATCGATCGATCGCACTGGCGTCTCAGATGGCGGATGACGGACGCGTGAGGGCAGGTACGCGCTACGATGCGTTGCGGATGGTGGCCCTTGCTGCCTGGGCGGAGCACGGCGAACAATTGGCAGGCTACCTGGCGGACGAGAATGCGGAATTGCAAATGGGGGCGGTGAGTGGTTTATCGGATATGCCGGCAGCCGAAGCGGGGCGTTTGCTGGTGGAGGCATTGCCGAGGCTCGCACCCCAAAATCGGGAGCTGGCGCTTGACGCGTTGATGAGGACGGTGCCGAGAATTCAACGAGTGTTGGCTGCCGTGCAGGCGGAGAAGATTGATCCGCAGTGGTTGGGGGGGCAACGCATCCAGCAGCTGAGCCAGCATACGGATGTCGCTGTTCGAGAGTTGGCGGCGAAGGTGTTGGGGGAGGCGTCGCGGTAG
- a CDS encoding FG-GAP repeat domain-containing protein: MLCLKFARLFLLLLSMVLAIGGPATVAHAHEFNPQELGTKLSVGYAVRVLDVNADGKQDIAIVDSRRVLWLENPSWNEHVVYETPDAKFDNVCFAAHDVNGDGRIDFALGADWQFGNSDSGGTIGWLEQTSEGPWIYRKIASEPTTHRMQWADLTGDGRASLVVAPLKGRGTRGPGFDQVGVRLLAFTPGADPAKETWSRRVLTDELHVMHGLQVADLNQDEREDLLTASYEGVTWLQAGASGMQLKRLGTGQEQPAPKRGASEVRQGRLADGQLYLATIEPWHGDKVVVYIAPHDWQTSSELWTRFVLDEQLAWGHAVVCANLDDDPEEELVVGVRDDLSSEHRSGVRIYDPVNPIEGAWSRELLDAGGVAVEDLTVADLDNDGDMDIVAVGRATHNVKVYWNQLRREQSEP, translated from the coding sequence ATGTTGTGTTTGAAGTTCGCCCGGTTGTTTCTGCTCCTGCTTTCGATGGTACTCGCGATTGGAGGGCCGGCTACGGTTGCCCATGCGCACGAGTTCAATCCTCAGGAGCTGGGTACCAAGCTATCCGTAGGGTATGCGGTGCGCGTTTTGGATGTGAACGCGGACGGGAAGCAGGACATTGCAATCGTCGATAGCCGCCGCGTGCTGTGGCTTGAGAATCCGAGTTGGAACGAGCACGTGGTCTATGAAACCCCGGATGCCAAGTTTGACAACGTCTGTTTCGCTGCACACGACGTCAATGGGGATGGCCGCATCGACTTTGCACTTGGGGCCGATTGGCAGTTTGGAAACTCCGATTCGGGGGGCACTATCGGTTGGCTCGAACAAACGTCGGAGGGGCCTTGGATATATCGCAAGATTGCATCTGAGCCCACCACGCACCGCATGCAGTGGGCCGATTTGACCGGAGACGGCCGCGCGTCGTTGGTGGTGGCCCCTCTCAAGGGACGCGGCACACGCGGGCCGGGGTTTGATCAGGTCGGAGTTCGGTTGCTGGCGTTTACTCCGGGGGCGGACCCAGCCAAGGAAACTTGGTCCCGTCGGGTCCTCACCGACGAACTCCATGTGATGCATGGATTGCAGGTTGCAGATCTCAACCAGGATGAACGCGAAGATCTTTTGACGGCCAGCTATGAAGGAGTTACCTGGTTGCAGGCTGGGGCGTCCGGCATGCAGCTAAAACGCTTGGGGACTGGGCAGGAGCAACCGGCGCCCAAGCGGGGTGCTAGCGAAGTCCGCCAAGGGCGCTTGGCTGACGGGCAACTCTATCTCGCCACCATCGAACCATGGCATGGTGACAAAGTTGTGGTCTATATTGCCCCGCACGACTGGCAGACCAGTTCCGAACTGTGGACACGCTTTGTGCTCGATGAACAATTGGCATGGGGGCATGCGGTGGTCTGCGCCAATTTGGATGATGATCCAGAAGAGGAGCTCGTGGTCGGAGTGCGTGATGATCTGAGCTCGGAGCATCGAAGTGGAGTCCGCATCTACGATCCAGTGAATCCGATAGAAGGCGCGTGGTCGCGAGAACTGCTAGACGCAGGTGGCGTGGCCGTGGAGGACTTGACCGTGGCCGATCTAGACAACGACGGTGACATGGATATTGTTGCGGTAGGGCGTGCCACGCACAATGTAAAAGTGTACTGGAATCAGTTGCGGCGTGAGCAGAGCGAGCCGTAG
- a CDS encoding family 16 glycoside hydrolase, with protein sequence MKHFLCFALLATLAGIPLASCTAAESVLKTLIIDGQNNHQWAKTTPLIEATLESSGRFSVDVATTPPSGGDMSSFQPKFDDYDVIVSNYNGESWSEQTQAAFADFIRAGGGFVCVHAADNSFPNWPEYNEMIGLGGWGGRTEQAGPYVRWRDGKFNRDTQKGRGGSHGRRHPFEVIVRDPAHPITRGIPTSWLQAEDELYAELRGPAKNMEILATAFSSKDTGGTGEHEPILMVLNFGDGRIFHTTLGHDEKSMSGTAFQVTLQRGAEWAATGSVTQPAVTAALLSKDKPVMRNALELELPAGHDKADFSTAPDIKSDGWVSLFNGQNLTGWSQKNGTASYAVEEGVIVGRTAVGSPNSFMCSDQDYGDFELTFEVKVDEGLNSGVQIRSKSLDSHNNGRVHGPQVEIESSPGEAGYVYGEATGRGWLSPTQPQTNAIDNSGWNRFVVRAIGPRIQTWINGQKIEDIYDPESYQEGFLGLQVHGIGKEEGPFEVRWRDIRIKEIQ encoded by the coding sequence ATGAAACACTTCCTCTGCTTCGCCCTGCTGGCTACCTTGGCTGGCATTCCCCTTGCGAGCTGTACCGCCGCTGAGTCCGTTTTGAAGACGCTGATCATCGATGGACAGAATAACCACCAATGGGCCAAAACCACCCCGCTGATCGAAGCCACCTTGGAGAGCTCGGGACGGTTTTCGGTCGACGTCGCAACCACTCCACCCAGTGGTGGTGATATGTCCAGCTTCCAACCCAAGTTCGACGACTACGATGTGATCGTTTCGAACTACAACGGTGAGTCCTGGTCCGAACAAACTCAGGCCGCCTTCGCCGATTTCATTCGTGCCGGTGGCGGCTTTGTATGCGTCCATGCTGCCGACAACTCCTTCCCCAACTGGCCCGAGTACAACGAAATGATTGGACTTGGCGGCTGGGGGGGACGCACCGAGCAAGCTGGCCCTTATGTTCGCTGGCGCGATGGAAAATTCAATCGCGATACACAAAAGGGGCGTGGCGGGAGCCATGGACGACGCCATCCCTTTGAAGTCATCGTCCGCGACCCGGCGCACCCAATCACCCGCGGCATCCCAACTTCATGGCTACAAGCTGAGGATGAACTCTACGCTGAGCTTCGCGGACCAGCCAAAAACATGGAAATCCTAGCCACTGCATTCAGCAGCAAAGACACCGGCGGCACCGGCGAACACGAGCCCATCCTGATGGTACTCAACTTTGGCGACGGACGCATCTTCCATACCACGCTCGGGCACGACGAGAAATCGATGAGCGGTACTGCCTTTCAGGTAACGTTACAACGTGGGGCAGAATGGGCCGCAACCGGCAGCGTCACACAACCCGCTGTCACCGCAGCACTACTCAGCAAAGACAAACCGGTCATGCGCAATGCTCTCGAACTGGAGCTTCCCGCGGGACACGACAAAGCCGATTTCAGCACCGCTCCCGACATTAAATCCGATGGTTGGGTATCTCTCTTCAATGGCCAGAACCTGACCGGTTGGAGCCAGAAGAATGGGACCGCAAGCTACGCCGTCGAAGAGGGAGTCATCGTCGGAAGAACTGCCGTCGGTAGTCCTAATTCTTTCATGTGTAGCGACCAAGACTACGGCGATTTCGAATTGACCTTCGAAGTCAAAGTTGACGAAGGACTCAACTCTGGGGTTCAAATTCGCTCCAAGAGCCTGGACTCCCACAACAACGGACGGGTGCATGGCCCTCAGGTCGAGATTGAATCGAGTCCGGGAGAAGCGGGTTACGTCTACGGTGAAGCAACCGGCCGTGGCTGGCTGAGCCCCACTCAGCCGCAAACCAACGCGATCGACAATTCAGGCTGGAATCGTTTCGTGGTGCGCGCGATCGGTCCTCGCATCCAAACCTGGATCAACGGACAGAAAATCGAGGACATCTACGATCCAGAAAGCTACCAAGAGGGCTTCCTGGGCTTGCAAGTCCATGGAATCGGCAAGGAGGAAGGACCCTTTGAAGTCCGTTGGCGCGACATTCGCATCAAGGAGATCCAATAG